A region of Paenibacillus sp. JNUCC-31 DNA encodes the following proteins:
- a CDS encoding AraC family transcriptional regulator has translation MEFHIKNLPSTRIAYVRQVGPYGPANSQAMETLKSWARSKNLLTKSTILFGIPQDNPETTLPAHCRYDACIVISKDFPLDGSTPDLNEAELPGGQYLICKVKHTAEAVGQAWTIIFSHLQTSGYTLDNKPILERYTGELLHLDYCEICVPVKSQ, from the coding sequence ATGGAATTTCACATTAAAAACCTGCCATCAACCCGAATTGCCTATGTACGACAAGTGGGTCCGTACGGTCCCGCCAACAGCCAGGCCATGGAAACGTTAAAGAGCTGGGCCAGATCCAAGAACCTGCTTACAAAGTCCACCATACTGTTTGGCATTCCCCAGGACAACCCGGAAACCACGCTTCCCGCACATTGTCGATACGATGCTTGTATTGTCATTTCGAAGGATTTTCCTTTGGATGGATCGACTCCCGATCTAAACGAGGCTGAACTTCCTGGCGGACAATATCTGATTTGCAAAGTCAAACATACAGCTGAAGCTGTTGGGCAAGCATGGACTATTATTTTCTCCCATTTACAAACTAGCGGATACACGTTGGACAACAAACCCATATTAGAAAGATATACGGGCGAACTGCTGCATCTGGATTATTGCGAGATATGTGTACCCGTTAAGTCACAATAA
- a CDS encoding nitroreductase family protein: MSELENLVKNRRSAVIFEEGIEIPESELQEMFALNKFAPSAFNLQHTHYLVLTDPAQKEKVYEASQQYKVKTASAVIVVLGDVNAHHHIRTINEGLLNLGAITPFQYEQESQSVIEFYETRGRFFQREDAIRNASLSAMQLMLIAQDRGWDTCPMIGFDAEELQRTLDIPDHYVPAMLITIGKKSEAKQRPRGYRKPINEYVSFNKMQAE; encoded by the coding sequence ATGAGTGAATTGGAGAACCTGGTCAAAAACCGCAGATCGGCCGTTATTTTTGAAGAAGGAATTGAGATTCCGGAGTCGGAACTGCAAGAGATGTTTGCCCTGAACAAATTCGCACCATCTGCCTTTAATCTGCAACACACACATTACCTTGTGCTGACCGACCCGGCCCAGAAAGAGAAAGTATACGAAGCTTCCCAGCAATATAAAGTTAAAACCGCCTCTGCCGTCATCGTGGTATTGGGCGATGTCAACGCACACCATCATATTCGTACCATTAATGAGGGCCTGCTGAACCTCGGCGCGATTACTCCGTTTCAATACGAACAGGAATCACAAAGTGTTATCGAATTTTACGAAACACGTGGAAGGTTCTTCCAACGCGAAGATGCGATTCGTAATGCCAGTCTGTCGGCCATGCAGCTGATGCTGATCGCTCAGGATCGCGGTTGGGATACCTGCCCCATGATTGGTTTCGATGCTGAAGAGCTGCAAAGAACCCTGGATATCCCGGACCATTATGTACCCGCCATGCTAATTACGATTGGCAAAAAATCGGAAGCCAAACAACGTCCACGCGGCTACCGCAAACCGATTAACGAATATGTCAGCTTCAACAAAATGCAAGCCGAATAA
- a CDS encoding TetR/AcrR family transcriptional regulator yields MDTDSQRLPGRPKQTEDDLPLQEIILQTAAKLFMEHGYEPVSLQQIAKACNVSKPSIYYHFTSKSELFKIAVTTMFKHVHQATSRLLREADHLEAGLLNVAEARLANPHAEIETMLRDSERYLSTEQIEEIRAAENKIYVELADYFEDAMDHNILRRKNSMLLAQTFSTMMVIGNKEDTLRKHNSTLNLGKEIVEIFLQGTLVK; encoded by the coding sequence ATGGATACAGATTCACAACGCTTACCAGGAAGACCAAAACAAACAGAAGATGATTTGCCCCTACAGGAAATAATTCTTCAAACGGCTGCCAAACTGTTTATGGAACATGGATACGAACCTGTATCGCTTCAGCAGATCGCTAAAGCTTGCAATGTGTCTAAACCATCCATTTATTATCACTTCACCAGCAAATCGGAACTATTTAAGATCGCGGTTACAACCATGTTTAAACATGTGCACCAAGCTACGTCACGATTATTAAGAGAAGCAGACCATCTGGAGGCAGGACTGTTAAATGTGGCAGAAGCCAGATTAGCTAATCCTCATGCGGAGATTGAGACAATGCTCAGAGATTCGGAGAGATATTTGAGTACGGAACAGATCGAGGAAATTAGAGCGGCGGAAAATAAGATTTATGTAGAGCTAGCTGACTATTTTGAAGATGCGATGGATCATAACATCCTTCGAAGAAAAAATTCTATGCTTCTTGCTCAAACTTTCTCAACCATGATGGTCATTGGTAATAAGGAAGATACATTAAGAAAACATAATTCCACTCTAAATTTAGGCAAGGAGATTGTCGAAATTTTTTTACAAGGTACCTTAGTGAAATAA
- a CDS encoding alpha/beta fold hydrolase, producing the protein MEKTKRKNKWTKRLLWACLFIVIPIIGFLVYLNSITYSPSNQAEIAFQSDNQVKVTEVKEGYKFEPQLRKVIEPNIIFYPGGLVEPESYSPFARELAELGHRVYIAEMPLNLAIFGQNKADSFLKEHPDESFVIGGHSLGGSFAARYASKHSEKLKGVFFLASYADETGSIKDTDLSVLQITGTADGVLDREAWESAKTNLPADTLYVSIEGGNHGQFGSYGKQKGDNDPAIEEQTQLKKVVLAVDKWSAGMNSKQ; encoded by the coding sequence TTGGAAAAAACAAAGAGAAAAAATAAATGGACCAAACGGCTGTTATGGGCATGTTTGTTCATCGTGATTCCTATCATTGGCTTTTTGGTATATCTCAATTCAATAACCTACAGTCCTTCCAATCAAGCGGAGATTGCTTTCCAGAGCGATAATCAGGTCAAAGTAACAGAGGTCAAAGAGGGTTACAAATTTGAGCCTCAACTCAGGAAGGTCATCGAACCGAATATTATTTTTTATCCTGGGGGTCTAGTCGAACCGGAAAGCTACTCTCCTTTTGCCAGGGAACTTGCTGAACTAGGTCATCGCGTATATATTGCAGAAATGCCGCTGAATCTAGCTATTTTTGGTCAAAATAAAGCTGACTCCTTTCTGAAAGAACACCCAGACGAATCATTTGTTATTGGAGGACATTCTTTAGGAGGTTCATTTGCAGCGAGATATGCTTCGAAGCACAGTGAAAAGCTTAAGGGTGTATTTTTCTTGGCTTCTTATGCTGATGAGACTGGATCAATAAAAGATACAGACCTATCTGTTTTACAAATTACAGGTACAGCAGATGGCGTCCTCGATAGAGAAGCTTGGGAAAGTGCCAAAACCAATCTTCCTGCAGACACCTTGTATGTCAGTATAGAAGGAGGCAACCATGGACAATTTGGATCCTATGGAAAGCAAAAAGGGGACAATGATCCGGCCATTGAAGAGCAGACGCAGTTAAAAAAGGTTGTTCTTGCTGTAGACAAATGGAGCGCAGGGATGAATAGTAAACAATAA